From Corallococcus macrosporus, the proteins below share one genomic window:
- a CDS encoding RCC1 domain-containing protein produces MRRYSRSGWLCLALGLVVAAWRAEGEPGRAQDVIQQKLSGNPVTLMLAAGEAHSISLKVDGTVWTWGYNANGQLGDGTTIDRSTPVHVQGLTGVTDVAAGATHSLAIKSNDIVWAWGNNANGQLGDGTTTDRSTPVRVQGLTGVVAVAAGNGYSVALKANNTVWAWGSGYGQTPVQVQGLNGTIALAAGAHHTVALKAGGTVWSWGGNFHGQLGDGTTTSRSTPAQVQGLTNIISVAAGNRSTVVAQLDGTLWAWGDNSQGQLGNGTTTSSSTPVQVQGAFGTAAVVVSGADHFVALKLDSTLWTWGSNSLGQLGDGTEVDRRLPVQVQGVPGLYVFVSGSNHVLAMDTLGTVWAWGFNGSGGLGDGTTTNRSMPVQVQGL; encoded by the coding sequence ATGAGGCGATACAGCCGAAGTGGGTGGCTCTGCCTGGCTTTGGGGCTGGTGGTGGCTGCATGGCGCGCGGAGGGCGAGCCGGGCCGCGCGCAGGACGTCATCCAGCAAAAGCTTTCGGGCAACCCCGTCACGCTCATGCTCGCTGCAGGCGAGGCCCATTCCATCTCCTTGAAGGTGGATGGCACCGTCTGGACCTGGGGCTACAACGCCAACGGCCAGCTGGGCGACGGGACGACGATCGATCGCTCAACGCCGGTGCACGTGCAGGGCCTCACCGGGGTGACCGATGTCGCCGCGGGCGCGACCCATAGCCTGGCCATCAAGTCGAATGACATCGTCTGGGCCTGGGGAAACAATGCCAACGGCCAGCTGGGTGACGGGACCACGACCGATCGGTCCACTCCTGTCCGGGTGCAAGGCCTCACCGGGGTGGTCGCCGTCGCCGCGGGTAACGGCTACTCCGTTGCACTGAAGGCGAACAACACGGTCTGGGCCTGGGGGAGCGGCTACGGCCAAACACCGGTTCAGGTCCAGGGCCTCAACGGGACCATCGCTCTCGCCGCAGGCGCCCACCACACCGTGGCGCTGAAGGCGGGCGGTACCGTCTGGTCCTGGGGCGGCAATTTTCACGGCCAACTGGGCGATGGCACGACGACGTCCAGGTCGACGCCAGCACAGGTTCAGGGGCTCACCAACATCATCAGCGTCGCTGCCGGCAACCGCAGCACCGTGGTGGCGCAGTTGGACGGCACCCTGTGGGCCTGGGGGGACAACAGCCAGGGCCAGCTGGGGAACGGAACGACGACCTCCAGTTCCACGCCGGTACAGGTGCAGGGGGCTTTTGGAACCGCGGCGGTCGTCGTTTCAGGTGCCGACCACTTCGTGGCACTGAAGCTGGACTCCACCCTGTGGACCTGGGGCTCGAACAGCCTTGGCCAGTTGGGAGACGGAACGGAGGTGGACCGGCGCCTGCCGGTTCAAGTGCAGGGCGTTCCTGGACTCTACGTCTTCGTGTCGGGGAGCAACCACGTCCTGGCCATGGATACGCTTGGCACTGTCTGGGCCTGGGGCTTCAACGGATCTGGCGGGCTCGGGGACGGGACCACGACGAACCGATCCATGCCGGTGCAGGTTCAAGGGCTCTAG